One part of the Dermacentor andersoni chromosome 2, qqDerAnde1_hic_scaffold, whole genome shotgun sequence genome encodes these proteins:
- the LOC126540227 gene encoding uncharacterized protein: MEGSSRAAKAADVGRGTPCSALPKDYRVILPPLPTGEGQRRAVVLHCDVTGRPYRIDDFRKPLKDAGVIQQVGGIGAYQMSHVWLLNMKTDEAKQTLLDAGPLLVKNRPCLVIDPARQELRIKLHWVAFDVTSETIRRAFREYGEIKEVISDRWKAEDFEGAESTTRLVRLLLRDGVTPDRIPHQMRLGSGTALVVVPGRAPLCLRCHNTGHIRRECRVPRCAACRAFGHEQANCTRSYARVASVGGEADRSEMLMDEEEAESVAGMVASISDAAAVAASTSSAGSQENKAADARAADATLEDASTGKYEEGSAERPSETHSLGKQLPLSASGSGEKTAELKTAVSEVVATLEDSDSTDEAAMDAEATPTKRRLGKASTASQDTRLRATERRGTEPGTKKPRVATSHQRSASLTRGGGKSTP; this comes from the coding sequence ATGGAGGGCTCCTCGAGAGCTGCGAAAGCGGCCGACGTTGGCCGTGGTACCCCGTGTTCTGCGTTGCCCAAGGATTACCGTGTCATCTTGCCTCCGTTACCAACAGGTGAAGGACAAAGGCGCGCAGTTGTATTGCACTGCGACGTCACTGGACGGCCTTATAGAATCGACGACTTCCGGAAGCCCTTGAAGGATGCTGGAGTAATTCAGCAAGTAGGTGGAATTGGCGCCTACCAAATGTCGCACGTGTGGCTGCTGAACATGAAGACAGATGAGGCAAAGCAGACGCTGCTAGACGCCGGACCACTACTGGTGAAGAACCGGCCATGCCTCGTCATTGATCCAGCGAGGCAAGAACTCAGGATTAAGCTACATTGGGTCGCGTTCGACGTCACCTCTGAGACCATTCGACGAGCCTTCCGAGAGTATGGCGAGATAAAGGAAGTCATCAGTGATCGGTGGAAGGCCGAGGACTTTGAGGGCGCCGAGTCAACGACTCGTCTGGTGCGTCTTCTGCTGCGTGATGGTGTCACACCAGACCGCATCCCACATCAGATGCGTCTTGGTAGCGGCACTGCGCTAGTGGTTGTGCCTGGACGTGCCCCGTTATGCCTTCGTTGTCACAACACTGGACACATACGACGTGAATGCCGAGTGCCCAGGTGTGCTGCCTGCCGAGCGTTCGGGCATGAGCAGGCTAATTGTACTCGCTCGTACGCCAGAGTTGCAAGCGTAGGCGGTGAAGCAGACCGGAGCGAGATGCTCATGGACGAAGAGGAAGCGGAGAGCGTGGCTGGGATGGTGGCGTCTATCAGCGACGCGGCCGCAGTGGCGGCGTCCACCAGCTCAGCAGGTTCGCAAGAGAACAAGGCTGCAGACGCTCGGGCAGCAGACGCCACTCTGGAAGACGCTTCGACAGGAAAGTACGAAGAAGGTTCGGCAGAGCGCCCTTCTGAAACCCACTCTTTAGGAAAGCAGCTGCCACTAAGTGCGTCCGGGAGTGGTGAGAAAACAGCTGAACTCAAGACCGCAGTAAGCGAGGTCGTTGCGACGCTCGAAGACAGTGATTCGACGGATGAGGCTGCGATGGACGCCGAGGCAACACCtacgaagcgccgtctcggcaaAGCAAGCACGGCTTCTCAAGACACCCGGCTACGAGCAACGGAGAGGCGTGGGACCGAGCCTGGAACCAAAAAGCCTCGGGTGGCCACCAGCCATCAGCGGTCGGCGTCGCTTACACGCGGCGGCGGCAAGTCGACGCCCTGA